CGCCTGCTGTTCCATGAAGGACTAATCCGTCGGTCCACTTCTCAGCTATGGCGCAGCTCGCGGTGCGGTCGCTGCTGCTGTCCCTGCTCCTGGTCTCGCCAGTTGTGGCTTCACCTGGTATTGTGAAGCTCAACTCGTCGTCGACCCTCTTCGGCATCGAGTTCCCGCCGTTCAACACCGCCGTCGCCGCGACCGGCTGCGACAGCAAGCTGGTTGCAGCCGACGAGGCGGGGGATGAGCAGAAGCAGCCGGCGAGCTCGTCCCCGTCGCTGCAGCTGCGCATGAAGCACCGGTCCGCGGAGGGGGGCAGGACACGGAAAGAGTCGTTCTTAGATAAGGCCGAGAAGGATGCCGTCCGCATCGAGACGATGCACCGGAGGGCGGCGCGCTCCGGCGTGGCCCGGATGCCGGCGTCTTCGTCTCCGCGGCGGGCGCTGTCGGAGCGGATGGTTGCGACGGTGGAGTCCGGCGTGGCGGTCGGGTCCGGCGAGTACCTGATCGACGTCTACGTCGGCACGCCACCGCGGCGTTTCCGGATGATCATGGACACCGGCAGCGACCTCAACTGGCTGCAGTGCGCGCCGTGCCTGGACTGCTTCGAGCAGCGTGGCCCGGTGTTCGACCCCGCCGCGTCCTCCTCCTACCGCAACGTCACCTGCGGCGACCAGCGCTGCGGCCTCGTGGCGCCGCCCGAGGCGCCGAGGGCGTGCCGCCGCCCCGCGGAGGACTCCTGTCCGTACTACTACTGGTACGGGGACCAGTCCAACACTACCGGCGACCTGGCCCTGGAGTCCTTCACGGTCAACCTCACGGCCCCGGGCGCGTCCCGCCGTGTGGACGGCGTAGTGTTCGGGTGCGGGCACCGAAACCGCGGCCTCTTCCACGGCGCGGCGGGGCTGCTGGGGCTCGGCCGGGGCCCGCTGTCGTTCGCGTCCCAGCTCCGCGCCGTGTACGGGCACACCTTCTCGTACTGCCTGGTGGAGCACGGCAGCGACGCCGGCAGCAAGGTGGTGTTCGGGGAGGACTACTTGGTGCTGGCGCATCCGCAGCTCAAGTACACGGCGTTCGCGCCCACGTCGTCGCCGGCGGACACATTCTATTACGTGAAGCTCAAGGGCGTGCTGGTGGGCGGCGACCTGCTGAACATCAGCTCGGACACGTGGGACGTGGGCAAGGACGGGTCCGGCGGCACGATCATCGACTCCGGCACGACGCTGAGCTACTTCGTGGAGCCGGCGTACCAGGTGATCCGGCAAGCGTTCGTCGATCTCATGAGCAGGCTGTACCCTCTGATCCCGGACTTCCCGGTGCTGAACCCGTGCTACAACGTCTCTGGCGTGGAGCGACCGGAGGTGCCGGAGCTGTCGCTGCTGTTCGCCGACGGTGCCGTGTGGGACTTCCCCGCGGAGAACTACTTCGTCCGGCTGGACCCGGACGGCATCATGTGCCTGGCGGTCCGGGGCACCCCGCGCACCGGCATGTCCATCATCGGTAACTTCCAGCAGCAGAACTTCCACGTCGTGTACGACCTGCAGAACAACCGGCTGGGCTTCGCGCCGCGGCGGTGCGCCGAGGTGTAGTGTATAGCCGCCGGCGAGGCCTCCTGAGACTGAGAGGACGAACAATTCGAACTCAGTCCTCGCTTGATTGATTGGATTGGGAGGCAAATTGGGTGTAGAAATTTTTGGTTGGGAAGGACGGTGGCACGTACGCAAGCTCTAATACATAGTTTTTTTTGTTGCATTTATCTCCAAGGAGAGAAGGTTAGGGATATTTTATTAAGGACCGTGCAGGTGGGTTGTAACGGGAAAATACTGATTTTGTTCCCATGTACAATACCCGTTTCTTCACTCAAATTTTAGAAATTGTAAGTTGTAGATTAAGAATGAGAGTGCACACAATCTTTTTTAAGTAATTGCTCATGAAGATATGGTTACAACTACGGAATAGATTTCATCTTTTAGAATATCATGCACAAATTATTCTTATTCTATCAAATGCTATGTAAGGTCCTATTTCAATCTCAAAAGATAAACTTTAGCAgattttttagctacttttaacCATTTAGTGatctaaacaggagagctaatgGTTGAGAGCTAATGGTGGTGTGATAAAATTTAGCACCTATTGTCTTATAAGCTGCTCAAGGGATGCTAAAAATAACTAAACGTGAGCAAGGGAATCCTATTTTTCACTCATACCCTCTAAcctcatcctctctctctctccacatTAGGGCATGGGTGTCTTTTTATTCCAATATGCTAAACTTTATTAGACCATGTTTCAATCCCActagataaactttagcagctttttagctacttttagccatttagtgatctaaacaggagagctaatgGTGGTGTGATAAAATTTAGCACCTATTATCTCATAAGCTGCTCAAGGAGTACTAAAAGGAGCTAAACGTGGGCTAGGGAACCTCATTTTCCATCCATACCCTCTAACCTCATTTCCTCTCTCCGCATTAGGGGCATAGGTGTCTTTTTTATTCTAATGTGCTAAACTTTATTAGAGTAGTCCAAACACCTCAATGAgttaaactttagcacttcaatttatatggctaaagtttagcaggaagctaaaATTTATCCTGTGAGAATGAAACAGGGTCTTAGAGTAGTTCAAACACTTAAAGACCTAAACTTTTACACTTCAATTCATATggctaaagtttagcaggaagctaaagtttatcGCGTGAGATGTGAGATTGAAACGGGACCTAAGTCGTCTAAATATTCTAAACTATAAAACATATGAATTAAGGTAGGAGGTATGACATGTATAGAAACAAATATTTCAAAACACCTATAAATAGTCAAAAGAACATGATAAATAAGACCTGAATCAACCAGCACATCGTACCCGATTAGGCTCAACTGGACAACAAGGCAGCtaaggctatccgcactcatactactctaaatttctactctaaaagtAATATTCTATCCCCGTCAGCAGTCATGTTTACTCTATACCACAATCCTCTGCAGTCATATTTACTCTATATCTCAACTCTATACCAACTATCACatattatattattttttatttctCTTTCATTCCACCCAACTACCCAAACAGTGCATAGGGTTTATGCCGTACTACTCTGCATATGCCGTTCCAGCACTACTACTGGAAAATAGCGTAGCTCAAAAGGTAGGCCACTGCAGCAGGTAGAGTAAACCCTATCTCTGTAGCGTAGCGTGCCGAGTGCTTCAGTGCGGACAGCCTAAGGGCCAGCAATGCAGACAGGACCCTTGTCCTTGCTATCCAAAGCGCCATTAAACAAAGTTCCAATAGCAGGCTGCACACAATCTAACACACAGGTCCTCGCAGAATCGCAGGGCTGCACATGGGCGCGAACAATTTGATACAATAGAATTTTATTTTACTGCCTGCACACTGAACCATCATCGAAATGAAATATGTCGTTCAGAAGACAGAAGAGGGCTCAGTCAAGTGGTTAGAATAGCATTAGCTGTTGAAACTTTTGAATATGTACCAGTGCTATTCTGATATGCAAGAATGAAGTGGCCCAGTCTCAACGTACAGTATATGTATCTCACAGTATAAACTTTTTTTTTATTTGGTGAAGGTCAGATTTCGAAGGCCAAGCGTTTGTACAGTATTTAGAACGTCCCATTTATGTTTGCTGATGTTTCCGAGAGAAAGCACTTCAACATGACCTTAATCATATAAAGTTTGAGTCTCTTGTGAACAATCTCATAGAGAGAACTCACCGATTATGTGAATTGCTTCTAAGGATGTTGGCATCTCTGCCTTACAATGCTCTCATGAGCGCTCTCATGAGCGAGCACATGATGAAATTTCTAGGGTTTAAGGAGTTGCTCGATCTTTGGAAGAAGCCTTACACAACTCTAATAGGCTTCCATTAATACATGCGAGAAATTTGTATTTTTGACACCCTAAACAAGTGGCTTTTCACAATTAACATTCTAaaaattaactttgtaaatttgacATCCACATCATtgacactttgatttacttgacattttgtctttttcatacttttctttttcctttttttcatttaattttttttgtCAAGTAAATTAAAGTGTCAATGACGTGGGTGTCAAATTTACGAAGTTGATCTTTAGAGTGTCAATTATGCAAAGCCACTTATTTAATGCGTCAAAAATACAGATTTCTCGAATACATGCAGGTACGTACTAAGACAACAACAACACTAAACTGCACCCAACGATTGGGGGGGAAAAATTCCACAGGCTACAGGGATTTATTTATCAACTGCACCAAACGAAAGAAGAAAGCTGCACGCCTGCACAGGCTCCAGAAGGATGTATGCTCAGCCTTGATTCTTGGATTTTATTTCTAGGAGCACTGAATCTAAAGCTAGAAATGAGCTCCCGTTTGGATATATAATGTATTTTTAAAATGGGATTCTCAGTATGAGCTCACGGAGGTAGTGTATGCACTCTGAACAATAGATCACATCTGACTCCCTTCTGGATTCTTAACACCGCCGCTTCTGAACGTTTTTTTTTTTTGGTTACTGGCTAATTGGACTGGGTCGTCATCGGTGGGCTGCAAAGTTCTGGGAAGAATGGAAGATCATTGAGCAGGTATGCCTCGCCCTCGTTGCATACCACGGATCAAACCGCCAGCAACAAACCCACGAACGAAAAATTTGCCGACATTTGTGTTAGCTGGGAATTAGCATCTTCCATCCTTTTTTTTCCCAAACATATAATCAGCTAGCGAGGCACGTCTAGTCTAGGGATGTAAACCAATCAACCATCCCATCGTGACGACGAGAAGATGGAGGAGTGACGGTTCAGATGGCCGGATCGCAGAGTACACACATGTGAGAACGAAGGTCAGACAGAGCATTTCGCGCTTTCGTCTCAGGCTCAGCTCAGACGCCCCGCACCAAACTTTGATTAGCGACACTTTTTTTTTGATAATGGAAACAAAAAATGTTCCTACCTTATTAGCGACACGTTTAGGACTAGTAAAACTTTGTTCGTGCCTGTCAATCTTAGGAACATATAAACGTTGCCGCACACTGCACCGATTTAGGTACAAACGCCGGCGTCCGCTCAGCTCTGCACTGACTTGTTGGATGCCATCTCAAAGCAGCCCCCTTTCCATCAGACCTGCTAGTTATTTCAGGTCGTTGTTCGcgcatggcggcggcggcggcatccACTCAAGCGGATGGCCGTCGGTTGCCGTCCCAGATAGTCAACTGCCGCTGCAATGATGGAATGGAAGGGGGGGAAGCCGCTGCGTTTCTCTTCCTTTGCAGCGTAGTTTCGTTGGGAGGCAGGCGGTCCAAGGGCCCGGCGCTGCCGGCCAGAGGAAGAAGAGACAAAGAAGGTGCTGTGCCTCGCCGCTGCCACGCGCGCACGCCAGCAGGCAAGTGGAGACCGAAAGCGAGGTGGGGGCGGGCGCGTGGCGGGGACGGACGGATCATGGAGGTCGCCACCAACCGGCAACCGCTGCCGAACCGCCTGCCTGTCTGCCTGCCTGCCGCGCGCGGCCCGCAGGATGGATGGCCGGCGCCGGCTGGATGCCGTGGAAAACAATGGCATCCTGCCCGGCCCATTTACCGTCCCAGTTAGCTGACAATACATAAGGAGCAGTAATAATTGAAGAGGGTAGGCAGAAACAATagaatcttctccttcttcttcctcaaGTATCGTAGTTTTCTACTGGTGTCTTCGTGTCTTCGTGTTAGTTCCATATTGTTGTCTTCCTCATCCATTCTGCTTCCTCTGCTATAATTGCTACTAGTTCTTAGTTGAATCAATACCTATCGTCAGTAGGTTGCtgacaattggtatcaaagccgttgatCTCTAGGCATGGAGGGTGCTGCCGTTTCTAGTCTGACGATTGCACTCGAGAAGCAGTCCAGGCTCCTGCGCGCGATCTGTGACCGGTTGTCGGCACAGGATGCGCCTTGGGCTTCGCTCGAGTCCGCCACCACCGAGCACCTCGATGCCGTGGAGGCTGCTGCGGCAACTCGCGTCGGCGCGCCGGAATCGTGGCGACCGCACGTCGAGCTGCGCTACGAGGAGCCCGTCACCGCCGACAACTGGGGTGGCCTGTTCGAGCACTCGGGTGTCATTACCGCGGAGGTTGGGAGCTCACCGGAGGAGGTGATcaccgacgactggggcgacctcTTCTGCAGAGGCGTCGACTCCGACGAGCAGCTCTGCGATTCGCTCCATTCCGCGTCGATTCGCTCTTTGGAGGAGGCGTTTGCCCGTGAGGATCCCATTCCCTCGCGGGCGGATCTCGGGATCCAACTCTCGGCCACCACCGAGCGCCTCGATGCCGTGGAGGCGGCTGTGGCAACTCACGTCGACGCGCTGGAGTCGTGGCGTCTGCGTGTCGAGGCCCGCGCTTCGGTCCACCTATGTGGATTCTTCGATGGCACTGACGTCACCAAGCTGCCTACCACCTGTTCGACTTCGGGGCTCACAACCAAACTCGCCATGGCGCACTATGGCTCGCATCTACCCGGTGATAAGGGAGGTTCTGCCGCGTCGTGGCAGCCGGTGCGGTCGCTGGCGCTCGCGGTCCACGTTGAGTCGCAGTGCCAGCAGGCGTCCTCCGCGTGCGGCACGCCGGCCATGGCCAGCATGGGGAAGATGAGCGTCGGGGACCTCACGGAGGCCGACCTCAAGGGGAAGCACATCTTCGTGTGCGCCGAGATCCACGAGCCACCCGACGAGAACCAGAACAGCACCAACGACATCCTCTCCACCTCGTGCGACACTGCCGTGGACCAGAGGCGGACCGAGTGCCTAGGCAGTACAGGCCGTCGCCTGGGCTGCCAGCCTGCCACGCCACGAGAGTGCATGTAAGAAGTCCAAAAAATTACAGTCCATTTCTCTGTCAGCTCAGGCTTTTGCACTGCTGCTGcatgctgcttaataatttcgccTAGGCTGTCAGTAATTCCTGGGTCCGCCACTGCCGTGGACGTCGTGAAGCGGTGCCAACGCCTGTTTCCGCTCGCGGACTCGACCGGCGCGTTCGACGCGACCGTGGCGGCGCGGGTGACCCAGATGGCCGTGTCGTCGCCAGCCAGGAACACAACGCCCACAGGCTCCTCCCCGGAGAGCACGGCGTGCTGGTTCCCGTGCGACAACAAGAGCAGCAAGCAGCTGCAGCGTGGCGGGCCATTGTTGGATGGGTCGGACGGAGCGTCATTCAGGGTCGGCATGCAGTTGAGGCAGCTGTCGGGGTGCTACCAGTGCCACATGGTGGTGGTCCCCGTTAGCGGTAGCGTCTCCATGAGGGCCACCATCTGCCCCTGGCTGGACTGCGGCGATGTGTTCGTCAGGCAGGAGAGCCTCCAGCTCCACCAGTCCATCAGGCACGCAGTGTCAGGGCTTGGCACGATGGCCACGAACGGGCGCGCGCACGACGTCGAGGGCAAAGAGGAGTACGACTCGGTGGCGAGGTTGACCAGGGTGAACTGCTGTTCTGATTTCATCATCTGGAGGAGTCTGTTCGACGCGTGCTGCAGGCTGTGCAAGTTGTTCAACTGCCAGGAGCTCAAGCTCACAGACAGCCAGTCTGCCTTGACCTTGATTGATGCTCAAGTGGTGTTTGAGGAAATGCAGCAAAGTGCTACCTCGATTGGTGTCCCGCAGGATGCAGTGGCGGGCCCAGGATTTAGAAGGCCGGTATTCAAAAAAAAATTAGGATAAAATTTTTTCTAGACATAAAGCTTGTTTATTAGCATATATATAGTTAATTATATATAATCTATAATTAAGTATACACAATATAGTCATAACTGATCCAATAACTAGTCTACTAAACTCAAATTACATACAACTATTTAAAAAAATTCAAATCGAAATGCACCAGGGGCTATTGCTCGGTTGTTGACTAGATACTTATCATATTTGGCTCTTTCCAATCGCTAATGCTTCACACAGTTGCTAATGTCCCACCAAGACCTAACAGCTCTTCCTTGGTACGACAATAAGGTTTGAAGGTTTTTTGCCGTGAGATACTAAGATGGGTTATatcactccattggatcttatcggACACAATCATACAACAATTTATTGGGCTGGGTGGGTATGGGAAGTAGCAAGGAGATTAGAAATATTTTGGTCTAAGTTAACAGAAATTCCTCCACTTATTTGATTCATTTCTTATTTCCTATGTATATATactatatatatgtatatgttgTTTTTGTCAAAATAATGGGTATTCAATTGAATACCATTGAATTGAGCCAGGCCCGCCCCTGGCAGGATGCCTTCAACACGTTCTACAACAAGACTGGTTCTAGCAAGCAGGTGGCCAGAGCCATCTTCATCAACCCTGAGCATGGTCTGTACCCCGAGATCTTCCACCTAGAGCAGCTCATCTTAGGGAAGGAGGACACAACTAACAACTTCTCTCGTGGCTACCACACTATTGGAAAGGGAATGGTGCTGGTAGCTAACAACTTTGGTAACGACCTCCTTACTCGCCGCAGTGAGATCAAGCAACCATGGCCTCCACCTCAGGAGTTGGCGTGCTTGGGTTTGAACATCATGGTCGTCTCTGTTTTCCTTGCTACCAGTGACCTACATATATGCTCAGTCCTTGTTTGGGATCCCGGTAGTGTTGCGAACAGCA
This portion of the Zea mays cultivar B73 chromosome 2, Zm-B73-REFERENCE-NAM-5.0, whole genome shotgun sequence genome encodes:
- the LOC103647650 gene encoding aspartic proteinase nepenthesin-2-like precursor; this translates as MAQLAVRSLLLSLLLVSPVVASPGIVKLNSSSTLFGIEFPPFNTAVAATGCDSKLVAADEAGDEQKQPASSSPSLQLRMKHRSAEGGRTRKESFLDKAEKDAVRIETMHRRAARSGVARMPASSSPRRALSERMVATVESGVAVGSGEYLIDVYVGTPPRRFRMIMDTGSDLNWLQCAPCLDCFEQRGPVFDPAASSSYRNVTCGDQRCGLVAPPEAPRACRRPAEDSCPYYYWYGDQSNTTGDLALESFTVNLTAPGASRRVDGVVFGCGHRNRGLFHGAAGLLGLGRGPLSFASQLRAVYGHTFSYCLVEHGSDAGSKVVFGEDYLVLAHPQLKYTAFAPTSSPADTFYYVKLKGVLVGGDLLNISSDTWDVGKDGSGGTIIDSGTTLSYFVEPAYQVIRQAFVDLMSRLYPLIPDFPVLNPCYNVSGVERPEVPELSLLFADGAVWDFPAENYFVRLDPDGIMCLAVRGTPRTGMSIIGNFQQQNFHVVYDLQNNRLGFAPRRCAEV